AGGAAGCTTAGGGAAAACGCCGTGTCTGTGTCAAACCCACGCCAGATAAGGCCGGTTGAAGTTGTGCCCGACCTGGATACGCCTGGGAGGACTGAAAAGCCCTGCAACACCCCAGTCATCACGCCGTCCCTCCAGCCAACCGTCCCGGCCTGCCTGAGGCGCTTGCCATCTTGCGCAAGCAAAAGAGCGCCTGTTGCAACAAGACCCAGGCCCATTAAAAGGAAAAGGGCGCTTGCATCCAGATTCGGGAAAAAATTTTTTTCAAGCAAAAGCAGCGGGACTCCGACAACTCCGGTGAAAAACAAGGATGAAAGGAGGAAGCCCGTCCTGCCCTGTGCCACGTAACTTTTTGTCAGGGCAATTGCATCGGCCGGCCTGGATGAAACCGCCTTCAGGTAGGCGACCTTTGTTTTCAGGATTTCAAGAAGCTCGCGCCTGAAATAAACAGAGGCTGCAAGAAGCGTGCCTATGTGAAGGTAAAGCAGCATTGGGACCACAAGTGCCGGTTCACCCCCAAAAACCTTCAGGAAGACAAGCGTGTCTTGCGTCTTGGAGCTGATTGGAATCCACTCGGTGATTCCCTGAACAAGC
The nucleotide sequence above comes from Candidatus Parvarchaeota archaeon. Encoded proteins:
- a CDS encoding undecaprenyl-diphosphate phosphatase — translated: MDLIQIIVLGLVQGITEWIPISSKTQDTLVFLKVFGGEPALVVPMLLYLHIGTLLAASVYFRRELLEILKTKVAYLKAVSSRPADAIALTKSYVAQGRTGFLLSSLFFTGVVGVPLLLLEKNFFPNLDASALFLLMGLGLVATGALLLAQDGKRLRQAGTVGWRDGVMTGVLQGFSVLPGVSRSGTTSTGLIWRGFDTDTAFSLSFLLSIPTVLLAEIVLWAGSIYFGGCGTGGFACLGGLSLADGLLLSLSSFVFGYLALESILRAVKKVNLAYAALAWGAIIVLAAAFGVA